One genomic segment of Cryptococcus neoformans var. neoformans JEC21 chromosome 8 sequence includes these proteins:
- a CDS encoding nucleus protein, putative, whose protein sequence is MDPSLLHSSEEVKSTTNTSPGGSNDPSPNTTGQSHTTDSTSPSTVPQSQPTSQISNQPPQSSSQFQNQPGQDTSSLDDNESAKRPRLRLAHACDRCRRRKIRCDTQHPCTPCQQSNNVCTFETPSRRTVKSKGNSERVSSTGGIKRPHSPGRVFASLATGKGESQSNLEARLAALESMLRDVPPNVHNAFLSTLDARLGSGTGVGLKEGGGGGEGVGVAVEALAGTSLGNLNLPGNLGYNMGGSGLNAQRRLGQNAFSPDWAANGGLSGWLNDAVLGKKKEEAGMDELAKRLGGMSFFYEDEIGQAKWQGATSGFPLLHLLAAHNAPKEEDEADSADGDVSGEMIASPATDSIPSTSPNTSTILPRRISSSSTPAGRASSVHAKARSSSIGLGAIGRRASSADRRKKERFFPDRTPRPHQTLNPEASWKVITGVIPPDLMDTLVRCYLSTSHLLWPFLHVPSFLTDYANPAQWGEPGFTCFIVAVCTLSSRHVDDPRVRANPADPSTAGKQYFELFKRLRDLPSADRPTLYSIQAAFLAAIYAFGLGNLSKAFSLQAESITLCLDGGLHRSVDGYDHFDAIEKETRKRTFWSIYAWDKQSAALFGRPPIIHLRDCDVTEPLIVDDEDLNPGGIKDESINSKSRMCAFVATIRLHVILEGVIDSATQPSAFPTSPFLARAAATIARRTAQSETLRDEEELLEEWKRILPKYWCYDTETANSRDPIRITQAERLHCLEHLVKMIIYRHRFSGFVAMPASTAEERARHLDLCRKAMQCALTIIADHVHISQRGMMTYYGVHVIHQLAQAGRTLVAVILNCRNADFRPIIAPSVEGLRSCVGLLRRFSGRYLCGLRSADIIDEFCRVCNIPVDSPRVPNSAGRPSPAWLRPVRKRVATPPPIADSPGSSGMMNFDPNTLTANSGVHASGVNDNMSISAGGLGDIGGSASDLDALFNTAAYFNVPGGEVSAGMAGTSTGSAPNVGNQNANIGPSNSFLPTLGGLGEASAPYDRFETLSPNVELGNGSTIFSNYQDSHAGFSLSGDTDHPMGSGPGTSVGAGAGHISFDYGLNGHGFGGESLAMKGMDNVSDGLKQGTGGSNLSAATILSLMEEGSFDYGSIFTDQAP, encoded by the exons ATGGACCCCTCCCTGCTCCACTCCTCAGAGGAGGTCAAATCCACAACCAATACTTCTCCCGGTGGCTCGAACGACCCAAGTCCGAATACCACAGGCCAATCTCACACGACCGACAGCACAAGTCCATCTACCGTTCCCCAGTCTCAGCCCACATCACAAATATCCAACCAGCCACCGCAATCCTCTTCTCAGTTCCAAAATCAACCGGGACAGGATACATCATCTCTCGATGATAACGAAAGCGCCAAGCGTCCTCGCCTAAGGCTCGCCCATGCGTGCGATCGTTGCCGCCGTCGAAAGATTCGTTGCGATACTCAGCATCCATGTACCCCTTGTCAGCAATCTAACAATGTCTGCACTTTTGAAACTCCGTCCCGACGGACTGTCAAATCAAAAGGCAACTCTGAACGAGTCAGTAGTACCGGGGGTATCAAAAGACCACATTCGCCGGGGCGGGTCTTTGCAAGTCTGGCGacgggaaaaggagaaagtcAAAGTAATCTCGAGGCCAGATTAGCAGCACTGGAAAGCATGCTTAGGGACGTGCCTCCAAACGTTCACAACGCTTTTTTGTCGACGCTTGATGCGCGCTTAGGCAGCGGAACAGGGGTGGGGTTAAAAGaaggcggtggaggaggggaaggtgTAGGCGTGGCGGTTGAGGCTCTGGCTGGTACATCATTGGGAAATTTAAACCTTCCAGGGAACCTCGGCTACAATATGGGAGGTTCAGGACTGAATGCCCAAAGAAGATTGGGTCAGAACGCGTTTTCTCCTGACTGGGCGGCCAATGGCGGTCTCAGTGGATGGTTGAATGATGCAGTATtgggaaaaaagaaggaagaggcgggaATGGATGAATTAGCGAAGCGACTAGGGGGCATGAGCTTTTTCTACGAAGATGAGATCGGTCAAGCAAAGTGGCAAG GTGCAACATCAGGATtccccctccttcacctccttGCAGCACATAATGCtcccaaagaagaagacgaagcaGATTCAGCTGATGGCGACGTTTCTGGTGAAATGATTGCTTCCCCGGCAACAGATTCTATCCCCTCTACTTCTCCAAATACCTCAACAATCTTGCCCCGTCgcatttcttcatcatcaaccCCAGCCGGCCGAGCGTCATCTGTTCATGCAAAGGCCCGTTCGTCATCTATCGGCTTAGGTGCAATTGGTCGTCGGGCCAGTAGCGCCGACCGCAGAAAAAAGGAACGTTTCTTCCCGGATCGTACCCCTCGACCACACCAAACACTAAATCCCGAAGCCAGCTGGAAGGTCATAACAGGTGTAATCCCACCCGATTTGATGGATACACTAGTCCGTTGCTACCTTTCGACCTCGCATCTTCTCTGGCCTTTCCTTCACGTCCCATCGTTTTTGACAGATTATGCGAACCCTGCTCAATGGGGAGAACCTGGGTTTACGTGCTTTATTGTGGCAGTTTGCACCCTATCTTCACGACATGTCGACGATCCCCGAGTGAGAGCAAATCCAGCCGATCCGTCGACTGCGGGCAAGCAATATTTTGAGCTGTTCAAACGGCTGCGAGATCTGCCTTCAGCCGACAGGCCGACGCTGTATAGCATCCAAGCGGCATTCCTTGCGGCAATTTACGCTTTTGGATTGGGTAACTTGAGCAAGGCTTTTTCTTTGCAGGCGGAAAGCATTACGTTATGTCTTGACGGTGGCCTACATAGAAGTGTCGACGGTTATGACCACTTTGACGccattgaaaaggagactAGAAAA AGGACGTTCTGGTCCATCTATGCTTGGGATAAGCAATCTGCTG CACTATTTGGACGACCGCCCATTATTCACCTCCGAGATTGTGATGTAACAGAGCCTCTTATCGTCGACGATGAAGATCTCAATCCTGGAGGAATCAAAGATGAATCGATCAACTCAAAAAGTCGAATGTGCGCGTTTGTGGCTACTATTAGACTGCATGTTATCCTTGAG GGTGTGATCGACTCTGCGACCCAGCCATCAGCTTTCCCAACTTCTCCATTCCTTGCTAGAGCAGCGGCCACTATTGCCCGCCGTACAGCCCAAAGTGAGACATTacgagatgaggaagagcttCTGGAAGAGTGGAAGAGAATACTGCCCAAATACTGGTGTTATGACACAGAAACAGCAAACTCTCGAGATCCTATTAGAATCACCCAGGCAGAGAGGCTACATTGT CTGGAGCACCTGGTTAAGATGATCATCTACAGACATAGGTTCTCAGGGTTTGTCGCCATGCCAGCGTCAACCGCTGAAGAGCGAGCGAGACATCTGGATTTGTGCCGCAAGGCGATGCAGTGCGCGTTAACCATTATTGCAGATCACGTACACATT AGTCAACGTGGGATGATGACTTATT ATGGCGTACATGTCATTCACCAGCTTGCTCAAGCAGGTCGTACCCTGGTAGCTGTGATCCTGAACTGCCGCAATGCCGATTTCCGACCTATCATCGCCCCGTCAGTTGAAGGACTTCGGTCGTGCGTCGGCTTGTTGAGAAGGTTCAGTGGTCGATACCTATGTGGTCTCCGATCTGCAGACATCATAGACGAATTTTGTCGAG TTTGCAACATTCCCGTTGACTCACCCCGTGTACCCAACTCGGCCGGCCGACCTTCACCCGCGTGGTTACGTCCAGTACGAAAACGTGTGGCGACCCCTCCTCCAATCGCCGACTCGCCTGGTAGCTCTGGTATGATGAACTTTGACCCAAACACTCTCACCGCCAACAGCGGCGTCCATGCTTCGGGGGTTAATGACAACATGAGCATTTCGGCTGGAGGTTTAGGTGATATTGGGGGCTCTGCCTCTGATCTGGATGCACTTTTCAACACAGCAGCTTACTTCAACGTACCTGGGGGAGAAGTTTCTGCTGGGATGGCTGGCACCTCTACCGGTAGTGCACCCAATGTAGGCAACCAAAATGCCAACATCGGTCCATCAaactctttccttcctaccCTCGGCGGGCTTGGTGAGGCATCTGCGCCTTATGACCGTTTTGAAACGCTCTCGCCCAACGTTGAGCTAGGGAATGGCAGTACCATATTTAGCAATTATCAAGATTCCCACGCTGGCTTCAGTCTCAGTGGTGATACGGATCATCCTATGGGCAGTGGCCCGGGAACGTCGGTAGGTGCAGGCGCTGGGCACATCAGTTTTGATTACGGGTTAAACGGACATGGGTTCGGGGGCGAGAGCTTAGCAATGAAGGGCATGGATAACGTGTCAGATGGGTTGAAACAAGGAACAGGTGGTAGCAACCT